One Tindallia magadiensis genomic region harbors:
- the yvcK gene encoding gluconeogenesis factor YvcK family protein → MKWIHWLKPGLQLKRWMMIGALGLLLLSIPAGHVAVYFFDIHWLVMVLFGVAGCFFIGVALKRGFASLLKNLQTTPFTQGVHGNSKHIQRMVYDKQVLAKGRKVVVIGGGTGLSVLLRGLKQTTSNITAVVTVADDGGGSGILREDLGMLPPGDIRSCILALSEMEPTMENLLQYRFQEGSLKGQSFGNLFIASMNGISGSFEEAIKKMNEVLAVKGHVYPVTLENITLYAQLKNGKIIKGESKIPEKSLEEGSPIDFVFLKPKKASTLPEILNAIQEADAIVLGPGSLYTSIIPNLLIKHVAESINKSKAATFYLPNIMTQPGETDRFSVSDHVEALLKNTSLKRIDYVIANKEKIPVYIEEKYALEGAKMVLPDEHDKLTLKEKQIHLVEEDLVEIKNDYVRHDAYKTSKFIESYLSN, encoded by the coding sequence ATGAAGTGGATTCACTGGTTAAAGCCAGGATTGCAGCTAAAAAGATGGATGATGATAGGCGCCTTAGGTCTGCTCTTACTTTCTATTCCGGCAGGTCATGTTGCTGTATATTTTTTTGATATTCATTGGCTGGTAATGGTTTTATTTGGAGTCGCAGGCTGTTTTTTTATTGGTGTAGCTTTAAAGAGGGGTTTTGCTTCTTTATTGAAAAACCTTCAAACCACTCCTTTTACCCAGGGAGTGCATGGAAATAGCAAACATATTCAACGTATGGTTTATGATAAACAAGTATTAGCAAAAGGACGGAAAGTGGTTGTGATTGGTGGCGGTACTGGTCTTTCTGTTCTCTTGAGAGGACTGAAGCAAACCACATCAAATATTACGGCAGTAGTTACAGTTGCTGATGATGGAGGTGGGTCCGGAATTCTTCGGGAGGATCTGGGGATGCTGCCGCCGGGAGATATAAGAAGCTGCATTTTAGCCCTGTCTGAAATGGAGCCAACCATGGAAAACTTGCTACAATATCGATTTCAAGAAGGTTCATTAAAAGGACAAAGTTTTGGAAATCTATTTATTGCTTCTATGAATGGAATCAGTGGAAGCTTTGAAGAAGCTATTAAAAAAATGAATGAAGTATTGGCCGTCAAAGGTCATGTTTACCCAGTAACCTTAGAAAATATCACTTTATACGCTCAACTGAAAAATGGTAAAATTATCAAAGGCGAATCTAAAATTCCTGAAAAGAGTCTGGAAGAAGGTAGTCCCATTGACTTTGTGTTTTTAAAACCTAAAAAAGCGTCTACCTTGCCGGAGATTCTTAACGCCATTCAGGAAGCCGATGCCATTGTGCTTGGACCAGGCAGCCTGTACACCAGTATTATTCCTAATCTTTTGATTAAACATGTTGCTGAATCCATCAATAAATCAAAAGCGGCTACCTTTTATTTGCCGAACATTATGACACAACCGGGTGAAACAGATCGGTTTAGTGTGAGTGATCATGTGGAAGCACTCTTAAAAAACACCAGCCTTAAAAGGATTGACTATGTCATTGCTAACAAAGAAAAAATTCCAGTGTACATAGAGGAAAAATATGCGCTGGAAGGGGCGAAAATGGTCTTGCCTGATGAACATGATAAACTGACATTAAAAGAAAAGCAGATTCACTTAGTTGAAGAAGACCTGGTAGAAATTAAAAATGACTATGTCAGGCATGATGCATATAAAACATCTAAATTCATTGAATCTTACTTGTCGAACTAA
- the whiA gene encoding DNA-binding protein WhiA, with protein sequence MSFSTDTKEELARIIPENRCCQLAELSGIIGAIGSIDLKGRRGLSISLTTENPSTARKIFKMIKTTFFIHTEIQVTRANRFRKNKQYRLIVKNTEDSRKVLQNTELIKIENDCISLQYDNPVKLLKDEACKRAFLRGAFLASGSVSSPEKNYHLEYVSDRAQHLEHIQQLLKNYGIEGKIIERKGYHVLYIKEGEQIVDLLNIIGAHNALLTLENIRILKQMRNDINRIVNCETANLSKTVQASMKQVEMIKYIDQRIGMEQLSTTLKNIAFARLKYPEASLKELGEKLDPPIGKSGVNHRFRKLEQIEKKLRNGKKEIR encoded by the coding sequence ATGTCTTTTTCCACAGATACGAAAGAAGAATTGGCCAGAATAATCCCGGAAAACCGATGTTGTCAGTTGGCAGAACTATCCGGGATTATTGGTGCCATCGGTTCGATAGACTTGAAAGGGAGACGAGGTTTATCGATTAGTTTAACAACGGAAAATCCTTCTACTGCCCGGAAGATTTTCAAAATGATTAAAACAACATTTTTTATTCATACAGAGATCCAGGTAACCAGAGCAAATCGTTTTCGTAAGAACAAGCAATACAGGCTTATTGTAAAAAATACAGAAGACAGCAGAAAAGTTCTACAGAACACAGAGTTAATTAAGATTGAAAATGACTGTATTTCATTACAATATGATAACCCGGTGAAACTTCTGAAAGATGAAGCATGTAAAAGAGCATTTTTACGAGGAGCCTTTTTAGCCAGTGGTTCTGTCAGTTCGCCAGAAAAAAATTACCACCTTGAGTATGTTTCTGATAGAGCTCAGCATCTTGAACATATACAGCAACTTCTGAAAAACTATGGTATCGAAGGCAAGATTATTGAAAGGAAAGGTTATCATGTGCTTTATATAAAAGAAGGTGAACAAATTGTTGACTTACTTAATATTATAGGAGCTCATAATGCATTGCTAACCCTTGAAAATATTCGGATCTTAAAGCAAATGAGAAATGATATTAACCGAATTGTTAATTGTGAAACAGCTAACTTAAGCAAAACAGTGCAAGCTTCGATGAAACAGGTAGAAATGATAAAGTATATTGATCAGCGAATTGGCATGGAACAATTATCGACGACCCTTAAAAATATTGCTTTCGCTAGACTTAAATACCCTGAAGCCAGCTTAAAAGAGTTGGGTGAAAAATTAGATCCACCGATAGGAAAATCTGGCGTTAATCATCGGTTTAGAAAGTTGGAGCAAATTGAAAAAAAGTTAAGAAATGGAAAAAAGGAAATAAGATAA
- the rapZ gene encoding RNase adapter RapZ → MKFVVITGVSGAGKSLTVKFMEDLGFYCVDNLPPALIPKFAELCDKKRGMVGQIAMVMDIRGGLFFEDLFPSLTAFRKLGYEYDILFLDASDDVLIKRFKETRRVHPLSQNGSIEQGLKKEREELQSIREMASTILDTSRLTPGQLKEELRHIYQEGDSDNYFLLNITSFGFKYGIPLDADLVMDVRFLQNPYYDHRLRDLTGKDSEVQEYVMKDSNATTFVEKLEDMLRFLLPNYMKEGKHQLVLAIGCTGGKHRSVTMALELENRLQKGDFRTIVNHRDID, encoded by the coding sequence ATGAAATTTGTCGTTATTACAGGTGTTTCAGGTGCAGGGAAAAGTTTAACGGTTAAGTTTATGGAAGATCTGGGTTTCTATTGTGTTGATAATCTGCCACCTGCACTAATTCCAAAGTTTGCAGAGTTATGTGATAAAAAAAGAGGAATGGTTGGACAAATTGCTATGGTAATGGATATTCGGGGAGGGCTGTTTTTTGAAGATCTATTTCCAAGCCTGACAGCTTTCCGTAAGCTTGGTTACGAATATGACATCTTATTTTTAGATGCCAGCGATGACGTTCTGATTAAGCGATTCAAGGAAACAAGACGTGTCCATCCGTTATCTCAAAATGGATCGATTGAACAAGGATTAAAAAAAGAAAGAGAAGAACTTCAATCTATAAGAGAGATGGCATCCACTATTCTGGATACATCACGATTAACTCCGGGTCAGTTAAAAGAAGAATTAAGGCATATTTATCAAGAGGGAGATTCAGACAATTACTTTTTATTGAACATAACTTCTTTTGGTTTTAAGTACGGAATTCCTTTAGATGCCGATCTTGTCATGGACGTACGATTTCTTCAAAACCCTTACTATGATCATAGGCTTAGAGATTTAACGGGAAAAGACTCTGAGGTTCAGGAATATGTGATGAAAGATAGCAATGCAACGACTTTTGTTGAAAAATTAGAAGACATGTTACGGTTTCTTCTGCCTAATTATATGAAAGAAGGTAAACACCAACTGGTACTAGCTATTGGTTGTACAGGAGGGAAACATCGTTCTGTTACCATGGCATTAGAACTTGAAAACCGCCTTCAAAAAGGTGATTTTAGAACCATCGTAAACCATCGAGACATCGATTAA
- the murB gene encoding UDP-N-acetylmuramate dehydrogenase has product MRFLNKARCLTKLEEQFPAERFRRNEPMSQHTSFQIGGKADVLIMPISKQEIIHIIRFCNENKIPLTVIGKGSNLLVMDAGIEGIVMKIGSCMKAIHFSDEYVYAEAGISLNCLAKKIQEMSLVGFEFASGIPGTLGGALTMNAGAYGGEMKNILSECTTVSLDGKINTLDHQDMKMGYRSSRIQATGEIIVEAVLKLQKGDREEIKNITNDYWQRRLTKQPYDLPSAGSVFKRPEGFFAGKLIEDCGLKGCTVGKAKVSELHAGFIVNMGGATASDVLSLMEMIKNKVREKYEVELESELRIIGRS; this is encoded by the coding sequence GTGAGATTTTTGAATAAAGCTAGGTGCTTAACAAAGTTAGAAGAACAGTTTCCTGCTGAGCGGTTCAGACGAAACGAGCCAATGAGTCAGCACACCTCTTTTCAAATAGGGGGAAAGGCTGATGTTTTAATCATGCCTATTTCTAAACAGGAAATAATTCACATTATTCGTTTTTGTAATGAAAATAAAATTCCTTTAACCGTCATTGGAAAAGGGAGTAACTTGTTGGTAATGGATGCTGGAATTGAAGGGATCGTTATGAAAATTGGCAGCTGTATGAAAGCTATTCACTTTTCAGACGAATACGTATATGCGGAAGCAGGCATTAGTCTTAATTGCCTTGCAAAAAAAATACAAGAAATGTCACTGGTAGGATTTGAATTTGCTTCAGGTATTCCGGGAACACTGGGAGGCGCTTTGACAATGAATGCGGGAGCCTATGGTGGTGAAATGAAAAACATTTTATCTGAATGCACCACTGTGAGCCTTGATGGGAAAATAAACACCTTAGATCATCAAGATATGAAAATGGGATATCGAAGCAGTCGAATACAGGCAACAGGAGAAATTATTGTGGAGGCTGTACTAAAGCTTCAAAAGGGAGACCGAGAGGAAATAAAAAATATAACCAATGATTATTGGCAAAGAAGGTTAACAAAGCAACCCTATGACTTGCCTAGTGCCGGAAGCGTATTTAAGCGGCCGGAAGGATTTTTTGCAGGTAAGCTGATAGAGGATTGCGGATTAAAAGGATGTACTGTGGGAAAGGCTAAAGTTTCAGAATTGCATGCTGGATTTATTGTAAATATGGGTGGAGCAACTGCTTCCGATGTTTTGTCATTAATGGAAATGATAAAGAATAAGGTAAGAGAAAAATACGAAGTCGAACTAGAATCAGAACTAAGAATTATTGGGCGCTCGTAA
- a CDS encoding NUDIX hydrolase, giving the protein MRYETSAGGVVICGNAVLLLKKYNGDWVLPKGKVEKKETIREAAYREVYEESLVKAEIIKYLGSIHYVYQASWAKNEKIYKTVHWFLMKSKVLRCSPLKKEGFIDARFVHRDRVLEMVKYSDEQKMILKALLNDIETTK; this is encoded by the coding sequence ATGCGATATGAAACCAGTGCGGGTGGTGTGGTGATATGCGGGAATGCCGTTTTACTGCTAAAAAAATACAATGGAGATTGGGTGCTTCCGAAAGGCAAAGTGGAAAAAAAAGAAACCATAAGAGAAGCAGCTTATCGAGAAGTGTATGAAGAATCATTAGTGAAAGCGGAAATTATTAAATACCTGGGTTCTATTCACTATGTATACCAAGCTAGCTGGGCAAAAAATGAAAAAATATATAAAACAGTGCATTGGTTTTTGATGAAATCAAAAGTGTTAAGATGCTCGCCCTTAAAAAAAGAAGGGTTTATCGACGCGAGATTTGTACATAGAGATAGAGTATTGGAAATGGTCAAATACTCTGATGAGCAAAAGATGATACTAAAAGCATTGCTGAACGATATTGAAACAACAAAGTAA
- a CDS encoding ferritin-like domain-containing protein yields MKNYKEILKMAVENEVEAHEFYKDAAEKIEDKTLKSTFNELAEEEKKHEMILKSYFEKKQDEMKFDETKDYKIAETVEEQKLSTDMSFKDAIALAMKKEQEAMDMYQQFADASEEEQQKQTFLELVKMEKGHKTRLEDIYTNAAFAEVW; encoded by the coding sequence GTGAAAAATTATAAAGAGATATTAAAAATGGCTGTTGAAAACGAAGTGGAAGCCCATGAATTTTATAAAGATGCGGCAGAAAAAATAGAGGATAAAACATTAAAATCTACCTTTAATGAGCTGGCAGAGGAAGAGAAAAAGCATGAAATGATATTGAAATCCTACTTTGAAAAAAAGCAGGATGAAATGAAGTTTGATGAAACAAAAGATTACAAAATTGCCGAAACCGTTGAAGAGCAAAAACTTTCTACAGATATGAGCTTTAAGGATGCGATTGCACTTGCTATGAAAAAAGAACAAGAGGCAATGGATATGTACCAACAGTTTGCGGATGCAAGTGAAGAAGAACAACAAAAACAAACCTTTTTAGAATTAGTGAAAATGGAAAAAGGCCATAAAACACGGCTGGAAGATATCTATACAAACGCTGCTTTTGCAGAAGTCTGGTAA
- the fdhF gene encoding formate dehydrogenase subunit alpha, translating to MINLTINGFEVQVEQGATILQAAEKIGIKIPTFCYDDRFKPHGSCRICVVEVEGARSLVTACCIPVTDGMVVQTESEAVVEARREILDLILANHPLDCLTCEKAGRCTLQDLCYQYDIEETSYDGARKSYEKDVSNEFYTADQTKCILCGKCVYMCSQVQNTDALCFVDRGFETHVGTPFEQGISESTCVSCGNCVSVCPVGALMPKRREKYRYWEVDKVQTTCSYCGVGCQMELLVKDNKIMEVLPVKGHCNEGLLCVKGRFSFDFVSHSDRLQKPLIRKNGELTEASWDEAYDLITSKIKEIKESDGPDAIAGFSSARGLTEDNYLMTKMMRAAIGTNNVDHCARLUHSSTVAGLATTLGSGAMTNSIADIQTADTMFITGSNTTENHPVIGAQLKRAIKAGKKLIVADPREIEMAEYADVFLKIKPGTSVALHNAMMNVILEEGLEDKAYIQNTTEGFDELKKVVEKYTPEYVAEICEVDAEDIRKAARLYGEAGTATIIYCMGITQHVTGTESVMTLSNLAMLTGNLGKAGGGVNPLRGQNNVQGACDMGALPNVFTGYQPVTNETIVKKFEDAWGVKLSDKPGLTITDTVKAIEEDQVKMLYVFGENPMVSDPDTHHVEKALKKAFVVVQDLFLTETAELADVVLPAAAFAEKDGTFVNTERRVQRVRKAVDAPGEAKPDWVIFMEIMNRLGYEKQYDSAEEVFDEIRQVTPQYAGISYQRLEEKGIAWPCPTEEHPGTPILHIGKPARGAGLLKAIEFVESSELGDPEYPLVLTTGRILYQYHTRSMTGKTDGINKMAPESYIEINPALAAQKGIEEGDFVKVKSRRGEVKIKAKITDRVEENVLFIPFHWSEGANVLTNGEEFDKFSKIPGLKVTGITIEKLA from the coding sequence ATGATAAATCTTACTATTAACGGTTTTGAAGTGCAGGTAGAGCAAGGAGCTACCATACTTCAGGCTGCTGAAAAAATTGGAATAAAAATCCCGACATTTTGCTATGATGACCGGTTCAAGCCCCATGGCTCATGTCGAATCTGTGTCGTTGAAGTGGAAGGTGCTAGATCGTTGGTAACGGCTTGCTGCATTCCTGTTACAGATGGAATGGTGGTTCAAACAGAAAGTGAAGCGGTTGTCGAAGCACGTAGAGAAATACTTGACCTGATTTTGGCAAACCATCCATTGGACTGTCTTACTTGCGAAAAAGCTGGCCGATGTACTTTGCAAGATCTTTGCTATCAATATGATATAGAAGAAACTTCTTATGATGGCGCAAGAAAAAGTTATGAAAAAGACGTGTCAAATGAGTTTTATACAGCCGATCAAACTAAATGTATTTTATGCGGAAAATGCGTATACATGTGTTCGCAGGTACAAAACACAGATGCACTCTGTTTTGTAGATCGGGGTTTTGAAACCCATGTGGGAACTCCTTTTGAACAAGGAATTTCAGAATCCACATGCGTTTCTTGTGGAAACTGTGTATCCGTATGTCCCGTTGGTGCCCTTATGCCAAAACGGCGAGAAAAGTATAGATACTGGGAAGTGGATAAAGTACAGACAACCTGCTCTTACTGTGGTGTTGGATGTCAAATGGAACTTCTGGTTAAGGATAACAAAATCATGGAAGTATTGCCGGTAAAAGGACATTGCAACGAAGGATTACTATGCGTTAAAGGTAGATTTTCTTTTGACTTTGTTAGTCACTCAGACCGTCTCCAAAAACCGCTTATTCGGAAAAACGGAGAGCTTACAGAAGCTAGCTGGGACGAAGCATATGATCTTATAACAAGTAAAATCAAAGAAATCAAAGAGAGTGACGGCCCAGATGCTATTGCAGGTTTTTCTTCTGCTCGTGGCTTGACAGAAGATAACTATTTGATGACAAAAATGATGCGTGCGGCTATCGGGACCAACAATGTGGACCATTGCGCCCGCCTTTGACATTCCTCTACAGTTGCAGGTCTTGCAACGACATTAGGAAGCGGAGCTATGACGAACAGCATTGCTGATATCCAAACGGCGGATACCATGTTTATTACTGGATCAAATACAACAGAAAATCATCCGGTGATCGGAGCTCAGTTAAAACGTGCCATAAAAGCTGGTAAAAAATTAATAGTAGCCGATCCTCGAGAAATTGAAATGGCAGAATATGCCGACGTTTTCTTGAAAATAAAACCTGGGACAAGTGTAGCTTTGCACAATGCCATGATGAACGTTATTCTTGAAGAAGGACTGGAAGACAAAGCATATATTCAGAATACAACAGAAGGTTTCGATGAACTGAAAAAAGTTGTTGAAAAATATACACCAGAATACGTAGCAGAAATATGCGAAGTCGATGCGGAAGATATCCGAAAAGCAGCCCGCTTATATGGTGAAGCAGGTACAGCTACCATTATCTATTGTATGGGAATTACCCAGCATGTGACAGGAACAGAAAGTGTTATGACACTGTCGAACCTAGCAATGCTAACAGGTAATTTAGGTAAAGCTGGTGGTGGTGTGAACCCACTTCGTGGTCAGAATAATGTTCAGGGCGCTTGTGATATGGGAGCGCTTCCTAATGTGTTTACTGGATATCAGCCAGTAACGAATGAGACGATTGTAAAGAAATTTGAAGATGCGTGGGGAGTTAAATTATCAGACAAACCAGGTTTAACGATTACGGATACGGTCAAAGCCATCGAAGAAGATCAAGTGAAAATGCTCTACGTATTCGGTGAAAACCCAATGGTTTCTGATCCGGATACCCATCATGTGGAAAAAGCATTAAAGAAAGCCTTTGTGGTCGTTCAGGATCTTTTCCTGACAGAAACAGCCGAACTTGCCGATGTTGTGTTACCAGCAGCAGCTTTTGCTGAAAAAGATGGAACCTTTGTTAATACAGAAAGAAGAGTTCAACGTGTTAGAAAAGCCGTTGACGCACCAGGAGAAGCAAAGCCAGACTGGGTAATCTTTATGGAGATCATGAATAGGTTAGGCTATGAAAAACAATATGACAGCGCAGAAGAAGTGTTTGACGAAATTCGTCAAGTAACGCCACAGTATGCGGGCATTAGTTATCAAAGACTTGAAGAAAAAGGTATTGCATGGCCATGCCCAACAGAAGAACATCCGGGAACTCCGATTCTGCATATTGGAAAACCAGCAAGAGGAGCTGGACTGCTAAAAGCCATAGAATTTGTTGAATCCAGCGAACTAGGTGATCCAGAATATCCATTGGTGCTTACGACTGGTCGAATTCTTTACCAGTATCACACCCGCAGTATGACTGGCAAAACCGATGGTATTAATAAAATGGCACCAGAATCTTATATCGAAATCAATCCAGCACTGGCGGCTCAAAAGGGCATTGAAGAGGGAGATTTTGTAAAAGTAAAATCTCGTCGTGGTGAAGTCAAGATTAAAGCAAAAATAACGGATCGGGTTGAAGAAAATGTTTTATTTATACCTTTCCACTGGTCAGAAGGCGCGAACGTACTGACTAATGGTGAGGAGTTTGACAAATTTAGTAAAATACCAGGATTGAAAGTGACAGGTATTACGATCGAAAAATTAGCATAA
- the fdhD gene encoding formate dehydrogenase accessory sulfurtransferase FdhD, with product MSAISKKVNIIRVRDNIGEEIDDQVAKEKPFTLYINNEEFVTLLCSGENLEYLMIGFLYSEGFIKTMEDIKSIRIEDTLGYGYIDISEQVFSKMKIHGKRTLTSGCGKGTVFYDVLDSLTAKPVKDQFHVEANHVLDLSNRFNKNSVLFKETGGVHACALCDEKKILLFHEDIGRHNALDKIIGHAMKDNISLQGKWLLTSGRISSEMLIKTAKQGIAMIVSRSAPTDLSVELAERMNITLVGFARGNRMNVYANSDRVTYSK from the coding sequence ATGAGCGCCATATCAAAAAAAGTTAACATTATTCGAGTGCGCGATAATATTGGTGAAGAAATAGATGATCAAGTTGCGAAAGAAAAACCCTTCACCCTTTATATTAATAATGAAGAATTTGTAACATTACTATGCTCAGGAGAAAATCTGGAATACTTAATGATTGGCTTTTTATATTCCGAAGGCTTCATTAAAACCATGGAAGATATTAAAAGTATAAGGATCGAAGACACATTGGGTTATGGATACATTGACATTTCTGAACAAGTGTTTTCTAAAATGAAAATTCATGGAAAAAGAACATTGACTAGTGGCTGTGGCAAAGGAACTGTGTTCTACGATGTGCTGGATTCATTAACGGCAAAACCGGTAAAGGATCAGTTTCATGTAGAAGCAAATCATGTTTTAGACTTGTCAAATAGGTTTAATAAAAATTCAGTTCTTTTTAAGGAAACAGGAGGTGTTCATGCCTGTGCTTTATGCGATGAAAAAAAGATACTGCTTTTTCATGAAGATATAGGGAGACACAATGCATTGGATAAAATAATCGGTCATGCGATGAAAGACAATATATCTTTACAGGGAAAATGGCTCTTAACCAGTGGAAGAATTTCTTCAGAAATGTTAATTAAAACAGCTAAGCAAGGAATTGCTATGATTGTATCAAGATCTGCACCTACTGATTTATCCGTTGAGCTGGCAGAAAGAATGAACATAACCTTAGTGGGTTTTGCTAGAGGAAACAGAATGAATGTTTATGCAAACTCAGATCGGGTAACATATTCTAAGTAA
- the moaA gene encoding GTP 3',8-cyclase MoaA yields MADQYQRKINYMRISITDLCNMRCLYCMPEEGIQKKSHKNIMSYEEILSLVKASVPLGISKLRITGGEPLVRKGIVDFIHSLASIEGINEITMTTNGSLLEEMAEPLKKAGLTRFNISIDSLNEERYREITRGGELKKVMNGIKKVMELGMMPVKLNTVMVGGYNENELNDFANLTYDHPIDVRFIELMPVGQASRWAKTRFVSNETLRNRLGLLHPLQGKSGSPAKYYQLAGAKGKIGFINPISDHFCGECNRIRLTSDGKLKPCLHSNVEFDALMALRKDPQNIGNFIRSAIDAKPERHHLNQENAIYSERNMFQIGG; encoded by the coding sequence ATGGCCGATCAGTATCAACGTAAAATTAACTATATGCGAATATCCATTACGGATCTTTGTAACATGAGATGTTTATATTGTATGCCGGAAGAAGGAATACAGAAAAAGTCACATAAGAATATCATGAGCTATGAAGAGATTCTATCCCTTGTTAAAGCCAGTGTGCCGTTAGGAATAAGTAAGCTGCGCATTACGGGTGGCGAACCTTTAGTGAGGAAAGGAATTGTTGACTTCATTCATTCCTTAGCATCCATAGAAGGTATTAATGAGATAACAATGACCACCAATGGAAGTCTTTTAGAAGAAATGGCGGAACCCCTGAAGAAAGCAGGTTTAACTCGGTTTAACATTAGTATTGATTCGTTAAATGAAGAGAGATATAGAGAAATAACTAGAGGTGGAGAACTGAAAAAAGTGATGAATGGCATCAAAAAAGTAATGGAATTGGGTATGATGCCTGTGAAGCTAAATACAGTTATGGTTGGCGGATATAATGAAAACGAGTTGAATGATTTTGCAAACTTAACCTATGATCATCCGATAGATGTTCGTTTTATTGAACTTATGCCAGTAGGGCAAGCAAGTCGTTGGGCTAAAACAAGATTTGTTTCAAACGAGACACTGAGAAATAGGCTGGGACTTTTACATCCCCTGCAAGGAAAATCAGGAAGTCCGGCAAAATATTATCAACTAGCAGGAGCGAAAGGAAAGATAGGGTTTATCAATCCTATCAGCGATCATTTTTGTGGCGAGTGTAATCGAATTCGTCTGACCAGTGATGGAAAATTAAAACCATGTTTGCATTCGAATGTAGAGTTTGACGCATTGATGGCCTTAAGAAAAGATCCTCAAAACATTGGGAATTTTATTAGGTCAGCTATTGATGCAAAGCCGGAGCGTCATCATTTAAATCAGGAAAATGCTATCTATAGTGAACGTAATATGTTCCAGATAGGAGGATAA